Proteins encoded in a region of the Rutidosis leptorrhynchoides isolate AG116_Rl617_1_P2 chromosome 9, CSIRO_AGI_Rlap_v1, whole genome shotgun sequence genome:
- the LOC139868467 gene encoding uncharacterized protein, protein MVSKKKKKYQDITATATKVLRNRSVSLGTADAASKNGEVSSSDSDGDRSSQIMDDVVRSNMMVDEVDQPNKNEGDVPVEQLGKDNRDSEGMVLKTYSSRKRKGKVNQLIDVGDGPSKEKKSAQFVPYAGDSSIPANEKILPEVIKKRKGNRKKGGYGKNSAVTDHSIDDIVVSNDDIIAKSIGEIIVVAKPTVSASLVVFFKSSKDGSYNEVDVNLVAAAENAVKLFKNDGFRESIVVPDDFSQFTLGGNVTLMNTQDNNSGDKDNVVSGIKSTTMEGVETSEGQGNINTKTPRAWVNPNITFADFLKQNKDEEELKMEFIPPALMSNGQKRVVFSAEEVKKGGSAFSLQLYGYFIGTSMDYRVVNAHLRRMWWRYDLKEIVKTAA, encoded by the coding sequence ATGGTGTCCAAGAAGAAGAAAAAGTACCAAGATATAACGGCGACTGCTACTAAGGTCTTGCGAAACCGATCGGTTAGTCTTGGAACAGCGGATGCGGCTTCTAAAAATGGAGAAGTGTCTTCATCTGATTCTGATGGGGATCGTTCATCTCAGATTATGGATGATGTCGTCCGTTCCAATATGATGGTAGATGAAGTTGATCAGCCAAATAAGAACGAGGGAGATGTGCCAGTTGAGCAACTTGGGAAGGATAATCGTGATTCAGAGGGGATGGTTCTGAAAACCTATAGTTCTAGAAAGAGGAAGGGTAAAGTGAACCAGCTGATTGATGTTGGGGATGGTCCTTCTAAAGAAAAGAAGAGTGCTCAATTTGTTCCTTATGCTGGTGATTCTTCTATTCCTGCTAATGAAAAAATACTCCCTGAAGTAATTAAAAAACGCAAGGGTAACAGGAAGAAAGGTGGGTATGGTAAGAATTCTGCTGTAACTGATCATTCTATTGATGATATTGTAGTTAGTAATGATGATATTATTGCTAAATCTATTGGTGAAATAATTGTTGTTGCTAAACCGACTGTTTCTGCTAGTCTTGTTGTATTCTTTAAGAGTTCAAAAGATGGTAGTTATAATGAGGTTGATGTAAACCTAGTGGCTGCTGCTGAGAATGCTGTTAAGTTATTTAAGAATGATGGTTTTAGAGAGTCAATTGTTGTTCCTGATGATTTCTCCCAATTTACATTGGGTGGCAATGTAACATTAATGAATACGCAGGATAATAATAGTGGTGATAAAGATAATGTTGTTTCTGGGATTAAATCTACAACAATGGAAGGGGTTGAGACTAGTGAGGGGCAAGGCAATATAAATACTAAAACCCCAAGAGCATGGGTAAATCCAAACATCACTTTTGCTGACTTCTTAAAACAAAACAAAGATGAAGAAGAATTAAAAATGGAGTTCATTCCACCTGCTTTAATGTCTAATGGTCAAAAGAGAGTAGTTTTCTCCGCTGAGGAGGTTAAGAAGGGCGGTAGTGCATTTTCTCTTCAATTATATGGGTATTTTATTGGAACTTCTATGGATTATAGGGTTGTTAATGCCCATCTAAGGAGAATGTGGTGGAGGTATGACCTTAAAGAAATCGTCAAAACAGCTGCATGA